From the genome of Deinococcus apachensis DSM 19763, one region includes:
- a CDS encoding ABC transporter permease subunit has translation MHNTLLIAELSLREAVRKRLVVVLLLLTAAFLGFYLYGVFRLEQTLDQRALDAGLDGRSVNGAANIPVMYTAIFGMYLVYFLGALMAVLSTVGAVSGDVESGVMQSVIARPISRPALVLGRWLGFTAVNVGYVALISAALLGGIRLITGFLPPDPLPAVGLVLLAIALVTGLTVLGSTLFTTLANGIGVFVLYSVGFAGGVLNSIGSFADSPTLTTLGRLANVVMPTNSLWLGASYQLQPEVLRQLGEATRGANPFFGNAPIAPGLVVWSAGLALLAVVLGMWRFSRRDL, from the coding sequence GTGCATAACACGCTGCTGATCGCGGAACTCTCGCTGCGCGAGGCGGTCCGCAAGCGGCTGGTCGTCGTGCTGCTGCTGCTGACCGCCGCCTTCCTGGGCTTTTACCTGTATGGCGTGTTCCGGCTGGAGCAGACCCTCGACCAGCGCGCCCTCGACGCGGGGCTGGACGGGCGCAGCGTGAACGGGGCGGCCAACATCCCGGTGATGTACACGGCGATCTTCGGGATGTATCTGGTGTACTTCCTGGGGGCGCTGATGGCCGTGCTGTCCACCGTGGGGGCGGTCAGCGGCGACGTGGAGAGTGGCGTGATGCAGTCGGTGATCGCGCGCCCGATCAGCCGCCCGGCGCTCGTCCTGGGGCGCTGGCTGGGCTTTACCGCCGTGAACGTAGGGTATGTCGCCCTGATCAGCGCGGCCCTGCTGGGCGGCATCCGGCTGATCACCGGCTTCCTGCCGCCCGACCCCCTGCCCGCCGTGGGGCTGGTGCTGCTCGCCATCGCGCTGGTCACGGGCCTGACGGTGCTGGGGAGCACCCTCTTCACCACGCTGGCGAACGGCATCGGCGTGTTCGTGCTGTACAGCGTGGGCTTCGCGGGTGGCGTTCTGAATTCCATCGGCTCCTTCGCCGACAGCCCGACCCTGACCACCCTGGGGCGGCTCGCCAACGTGGTCATGCCGACCAACTCGCTCTGGCTGGGCGCGAGCTATCAGTTGCAACCCGAGGTGCTGCGCCAGCTCGGCGAGGCGACGCGCGGGGCCAACCCCTTCTTCGGCAACGCGCCCATCGCGCCCGGCCTGGTGGTCTGGTCTGCTGGCCTGGCCCTGCTGGCAGTGGTCCTCGGTATGTGGCGCTTCAGCCGCCGCGACCTGTAG